A window of Gossypium hirsutum isolate 1008001.06 chromosome D13, Gossypium_hirsutum_v2.1, whole genome shotgun sequence genomic DNA:
aattaacataagtAACATATGTATTTTAATCTTTAATCCTACATTGAATTTTGTTCCATAACTTTAAAAATTGAGATAAAaatttttcacatttattttacaattgtatAATATTTTTTCTTGAATTGACGTCTTccattaataaaataacaactaaatttattatatattttaaatatttattttgattttagtaaaagaaaaatcactaataactaaaaaaatttggCCAAGCTTAATGTCAAGATTAGCATAAAGCTCAGAGTTTAATTTATGTTTGTGCTATGGAGTCcattgtattttgtttttttatttaaaagataagtaaattaatttttatagttaaaaatttcattaatttctatCGATAAACAATTGTTCTTTATACATCAGCATAAGGTACACGTAGCACATCATGTGTAAGTTTTTTATTATTCCATTAATCACATCAacttttaacagtaaaaatagataaaaattttagtaaaaataattaaatttctcttcaatctaacatataaaaagtaaaagtCCCCATCAAATTTTTTCTGTTTACAAACCAACCCCCTTCTCCAATAGTAGAGTTGTCTATGGACCAAGCCAAGTAAAAATTGTAGGCCTATTTTCTAGGCTCGGGTCTGACCTGAAAAATGggctaaaattttacccaagctcGGCcagaataaaaatgctaaaacttgaGCCCGGCCCAcccatattaaaaatttttatactatttttttatataaaaataaagttttaagaatacactaaaaattttaaaataaatgtttttgaacaaatggaaaaaaaaatacttaaaaaatattaagataagtgtaacttaacaaacaaacatctctaaaatagtaacaaaattaataataaaataagaattatacaataacaaaatagtagtaatgtAGCAGTGACATGATACgaaaacaatgaaaaaacaataaaaaacagtttcttttctttttttcaaatttgggcCGAGCCGAGTTCGGAGTAGAAAAAACTTACTCGAAGCTCAACTCATTTAGAAAtgaatcttattttttttatctaaacctattttttaaatttatatttttattcaagtaTCACTTTTCAGACAACTCGACTCTGGACAAATTTATCCAACCGATTGCTTGCAAAAGAAAATGTGTAACGTATATTTAGATTATTATCGGAGAGGACTATGCATTGTAACTCGTTGATATCGCGAGAAAAtcaagaaatttatttatttattaaaaaagggGGTTTTATCGTCACCCAAGAGAAAATGAAATTAGGCAAACTCCAAACATGGAGTCAGAGGGACAACCCCACATTCCAGCAAACAAACAAAACAACTCTTCCCCACGCATGTGCTCCTAACCAACCCCACCCTTCCCACGTGTCAtttccctttttttaatttttatacttaatataaattattaattttataaatttattaagttatgctatttttaaaatttcatactaTAAATTACATGcatatttatatgttaatttattattttttgcacGTTACTCGCAAAAAGTTCAGTTCGTGAATTTTTAATGATTGTTGATTTaggttaaaaaatttaaaaaatataaatatataaattgaaGAAATAACTAATAATGGGTTGGAAGAAGCTAGACATTTGAACCAAATTCGAATCTTAGAGTTATTATTATTAGAATGATTTTACCTGAATACCACTTCGATCCAAACaaaactaattttaaatggtaattatacaaaaaaatgaaaaacaatatAAGCAACacttaatttacaaatttacacaaagtttaggggtaataacataatttaagcaatcaattttaattaaatcagaattgaaaattttaaaattcaaataataagTGCATTAACAGAAATCATTTTATGAATCCTCCTCACCGCATTATCTATGGTacagttttaattatttaatgatattttagtaactttttcatgtcattaatatataattttggtaattCCTTTACCTTGAATTCGATCTGGGTTCAAAGTTTGGGTTCAAGTTTGAGGTTTTAGATTTAGGGTTTgaagtttagggaaaaaataccaaaaatatgtattaatatcatgaaaaaaattactgaaatgttatttaataatttctaGTAAATTAAACTTGAGGCTAATTTAGCAATACTTTTGAAAGTGtttagtattgttgtcaaaaagtacttttgagaaacaTGAACCCCGAACCCGATTTCAGTTCAAAGTTCGAGTTCGAGATTTGAGGTtttgggtttaaaatttgagGTTAAGGAAAAAagattaccaaaattatgtatcatcatcatgaaaaaaattacttgaaatgtcattaaataatttacgataaattaaacttaataactTAAAAGTTATGACAACAAAATTTGATAttgattttacttttaatttaagttttagaTTTCAACAACAAGAAGAAAACAAATTATACAACTATCATTcatgttaaaataaaaagtataaataaataaataaacattgaaaagtaaaaaaaaaaaaaaaaggtcggTTTGGTTGGTACCCAGTAGTAGATTCAGTctttcttctttatctgtttttaaAAAACAGATCTTTCAGTGTCACAACTCACACGTCCCCATTCCTAATCTTCACACTCCCTTTTacttcaaaaaatatttataatttcttttccATTCTTCATCAAAGtttcattctttttcttacaTTCCTACAAAGgtacaatttttattttcctcatttttcttacaaaaaaaaaaatggtaaGATTTTATTTGTGGGGTTGGTTTAAGCTTTTTAGTGTAATAATATCAATAATGCATGCTTaaatattatacttttttttttcaattttctttgtttaggTTAGCTATTTTCTTGTTTTAGATCTGTTTTTTCTTACATTTATTGAATCattgtctctctctctctcttttttttttttgctgttttTAATGTTGTTTTTTGGTAgctgagaaaaaaaaacttacttttTGTTTAAGGAATCTTCAAgtttttgccttttttttaaagaaaaaatgacATTAAATGCTCTTTTTtactaataataattaatgacAGCTCATTGAAACTTAGACCATTGTTGATTGCTCTTTGATTTTTGCAGTTTCAAGTTCAAAGCTTTCTCACAAGTAATAATCTTTAaaacccatttttttttaaattattttttagctaatatatttgtattatttgtaGCAGGAAATTGCTGAATCTGTCTTGTGTGCTGTTTAGTACTGTTTTTGATTATTAAGATGCAGAAGCCACCACAGTCTATAGATTTCGCTTTGAAGGAGACTTCACCGAAGATCGGTGCCGGAGCTGTGACGGGCGATAAGCTATCGAGCACGTATGATCTGGTGGAGCAAATGCAATACCTTTACGTTCGTGTGGTAAAGGCGAAAGATTTACCGGGGAAAGATGTAACTGGTGGCTGTGATCCTTATGTTGAAGTTAAGCTAGGGAACTATAAAGGAGTTACTAAGCATTTCGAGAAGAAGAACAATCCCGAATGGAATCAAGTGTTTGCGTTCTCGAAAGAACGGATTCAAGCTTCGGTTTTAGAAGTATATGTGAAAGATAAAGATGTGGTGGCCGATGATTTAATCGGGAGGGCATTGTTCGATCTTAATGAGATTCCGAAAAGAATTCCACCAGATAGTCCGTTGGCACCGCAATGGTATCGGTTGGAGGATCGGAAGGGGGATAAAGCTAAAGGAGAGTTAATGCTTGCTGTTTGGATGGGGACACAAGCCGACGAAGCATTTCCTGAGGCTTGGCACTCGGATGCTGCATCGGTTGGTCCGGATGCTGTTGCGAGTATCCGGTCGAAAGTTTATCTTTCGCCTAAGCTTTGGTATGTGAGAGTGAATGTGATCAAAGCTCAAGATTTGGTACCTAATGACAAAAGCCGGTTCCCCGAGGTTTTCGTGAAAGCAATGCTCGGAAATCAAGCTTTGAGGACTCGGATATCTCAAAGTAAGACTATTAATCCGATGTGGAATGAGGACTTAATGTTTGTGGTTGCCGAGCCGTTTGAAGAGCCGTTGGTGCTAAGTGTTGAAGATAGGGTCGGGGGGAACAAAGACGAAACGTTGGGGAAATGTGTGATTCCTTTACATATCGTGCAGCGAAGGTTGGACCATAGACCGGTGAATAGTCAATGGCTTAATCTCGAGAAACATGTGATTGTCGATGGAGagaaaaaagagattaaatttgcTAGTAGGATTCATTTGAGGATTTGTTTAGAAGGTGGATATCATGTTTTGGATGAATCGACTCATTATAGTAGTGATCTTAGGCCGACAGCTAAACAGTTATGGAGACCTAGTATCGGGATTTTGGAACTCGGTATTTTAAGTGCTCATGGACTTATGCCAATGAAAACAAAAGATGGACGAGGAACTACGGATGCTTATTGTGTAGCTAAGTATGGGCAGAAATGGATCCGGACGAGGACGATTGTCGATAACTTTATGCCAAGGTGGAACGAGCAATACACTTGGGAGGTTTTCGATACCTGTACTGTTATCACAGTGGGTGTTTTCGATAACGGACATGTACATGGAGGAGCCGGAGGGGCTAGAGACGCGAGAATCGGAAAGGTACGAATTCGGCTTTCTACGCTTGAAGCTGATAGGGTGTATACACACTCGTATCCTTTACTTGTGCTGCATCCATCAGGCGTGAAAAAAACGGGCGAAATCCAATTGGCATTGAGATTCACTTGTTCGAGTTTGATTAACATGTTGCATATGTACTCGCATCCGTTACTACCAAAAATGCATTACATTCATCCATTATCGGTGATTCAACTCGATGTTTTAAGGCATCAAGCTATGCAGATTGTTTCAACGAGACTCAGTCGAGCCGAGCCACCGTTGAGGAAAGAAGTTGTCGAGTACATGCTCGATGTCGATTCGCATATGTGGAGTATGAGGAGAAGTAAAGCTAATTTTTTCCGAATCATGGGTGTTTTAAGTGGATTAATTGCTGTCGGAAAATGGTTCGATCAAATCTGTAACTGGAGAAACCCGCTTACGACGATTTTAATCCATATCCTTTTTATCATCTTAGTCCTTTATCCCGAGCTGATACTTCCAACAATCTTTCTTTACCTTTTCTTAATTGGAATATGGAACTATCGGTGGAGACCACGACACCCTCCTCATATGGATACTCGGCTTTCACATGCTGATGCAGCTCATCCTGATGAACTAGACGAAGAGTTCGATACTTTCCCAACTTCTCGACCTTCCGATATCGTACGGATGAGGTACGATCGTTTAAGAAGTATAGCTGGGAGAGTTCAAACTGTGATCGGTGACCTCGCAACTCAAGGGGAACGATTTCAGTCCTTGCTAAGCTGGAGAGACCCGAGAGCAACCACATTATTTGTGACATTCTGTTTGATCGCTGCCTTGGTTCTTTACGTTACGCCATTCCAAGTCGTTGCTCTTCTTGCAGGAATTTACATTTTACGACACCCGAGGTTCCGTCACAAGCTTCCATCGACACCTCTTAACTTCTTTAGGAGGTTGCCTGCAAGATCAGACAGCATGTTATGAGCACCCCAAGCAGCCATTATATGTTTTCCGATGTTCGCGGCAATCGGAGCTATGGAGTTGGTGGGAAATTCATGGTTTTTGTTATAAATTATGTAATGTGTGTAATTTTCGACTTGTTTAGTAAATTTCATGCTAACTGTAGccctttattttatgtttttcttttttttcagaCAATCTGTTAGCACTATGTTGCCAATTTTCTATTTTCAGTTTTTACCATAATTCCATCTCTCTTTTTTATTTCACATATGAATCCTAAACCGAGTAATGAGTAGTTTGATAACTTTTAAATAAAGTCTCGAATTTAAATCTTGTAGATTTAAAAGCAATTATCCCTTATTAGGGCTTTGATTGGGCTCACTTCTTAATTTAATCAAAATCTGAACAATATAATCAATTTTTCTATCTAGACATAGAAAGTTTAACAGTTAGCATAAACTAAATTGACAAATCTTAAAAGAGTTTAATAAATTTGTCGTGCAAATATAGTTCAAATATAGGTAAAAATATCATGTAAATcctatacttaatcttttcagTCAAAATTTTTGTTGGCATAACAGAGgattaatttttaacagtaaacatatatataatctttaacagagattaatttgctcattttctaaATAGAgaagataaaatataatctaactttACATACGACGACTTCGTAAGCACATATCTTCAAAACTAAGAATTGagtcttttttaaaataaaaattttgcaccAATAAATGCAGATAAATAACTTTCGAGACAATACAATTACCGATATAACACGagtaaaaattcatttaatcttAAAATCAATATCAGTACCGTATTGACTACCATTAGGGATTAGGGACATAGTAAAGGAGACTACACCCAAATAGGAAGGTGATAATACAAGTCAAGCTTTGACACGATATGATATCCATATTTGGTCAATATGGCTTATAAATAAGAATCTAAAGGAATTCACCTAATCATTCCTTGATTAGGAcctgaagaaaaattaaaataacaaggTTAAAATGTTCCGTAAGTCCTGCactcttcacaaatttaaaattgtgtccctttatttttagattttgaaatttaagtCCAATTGTCGGCATTgttaacacttttttttgttaacAATTGGACATGTATTTTTAAACCTAAAAAGTAGAggctaaattcctaaaaatataagtacagggactaaattccaaatttaagaAAGAGTAGAAGGGCTAAcgaaaaattttaaccaaataataGATCACCAATACAAATAAGGGGAGATGAACAgcctcattaatatttaattatgcaTTTAAAAACTAGCTAAATAAATGTATAAAACAACACTGAGATCCTTGAACTTAGTCCTTAGGCTTAAGTCTATCCTGTACTACTATGGGCAAACAGCAAATCACTAATTACAactactaattaaattaaaataccaAAAGATAATAATAGTTTAGATGAAAACCATGAAGAATTTCTCCATGGCCATGCCAGATGAAACCAGTTTTGAATGAACGAAAGAAAATCAAACGATTTTCAGTTAACCAGCATGTGATCGAATCCTGCACCGGCCTGAAGCGTTGGCACTCGATTCACTCCAACATTGTGAAGCAACTGCTGCAGCCATCTCCTAGTGGTTTGATCCTCCTAGAAGCATGAAAAAAGTGGATGAGAAAAAGAAAGTGACTGATATAACTCGGATTTCTCTGTCGAGATTGGATAAATTTCTTTTCCAGGTACAGAAAACATGTACAGACATCAGTTCATCGTAATAATGGCCAGCAACCAGAAGTCACCGATGAGAACAACTCATTCAGACTCAATCAAGCCTTTTTATCTAAATCAACAAGTCAGTGGATATGATTCTGGTCTCCGTTCTGGTTGATTACGGGCTAAATATGATGATAAATGAATTTGCATACAGAATAGACTAAATACAAAGTAACATGCAGTACTTACACGAAGACAACTGCTAAAGGTGGCATCTCGTAGCATATCCGGAAGGCAACTTCTTAATGCATCACAAGCCCTGTATTATGATGGAAAACCCGAATAATGTcaaattttatgcaaaagaacGCGAGCTTAGAGCCAAAAAATGACAAGTGAGCTCATGATGATCCATCACAAACCTTGGGTTATCTGACAAACGAAGATAACATCGAATAATATGTTTCAGTAGTCGCGAAGAGGGCTGCTCAGCAAGTGCTGCAACCATATTACCCAGAACTCGACCAACTGCAAAAAACCGCTCTGCAGTGGTGCAAATATAGTCCAAGCCAACATCATCTAGTAGAATCTTCTGAACTATAAAGGTAGCAACCTGCCATCAAACAATCATTTGTCACATAAAAAAAGCAACGATATTATGCATAATGCGATGAATCCTGGATACAGCTTATCAAAAATTAATATGATAGAATTAACTGTAACAGTTGAGGTACAACAGCTATCATGTTCACACTAAGTTCAGATATTTCATTGTTCTCCAAAAGTGGATGCCTCCTATGCAGCCCTGTGCCATAACATAATACTATAGCTCAAGTAAAACATGATGCTACAATAATCTCTATACAAAATGGGCGGGGATAAGAATGGACGTTCAGCAAATCAGTGATCACATCACCGCACTTATTGGTTGACACATGCCTCAGACTCAACAGAATGAGAACATGCCCTTTTATACTAGTCATGCTCGACAACATTCTGCATCCAATAGCAAAAGCCAAGCTGACCCAAATGGCCACCAAAATTCCAGACCAACCGGTTCTACAAAGCTAAAAAGCCTAAACCTAAATACAAATACAATACCAAGTTCACGAAAAATTCTCAAATCCAAGTTCAAATAGAGCTTAAAATTTGATACACAAGCCCATCCATTGAGTCCCATTTGGCATAAAGCTTATGATAAAAACATAAATGATGTTACTGAATATCTAATAATCAATAAACATTAGCTGATGATATTCTTGGCATTGTTATGGAAGTGAGTGTTCAAGTctgccaaaaaaaattttaaacatgcatGTATTTGCAGGCCTGGGCAGCCATGGGCACCTCCAAACACATGTTGGTAATTACACGATTCTTCCTAATTTTGCTACTAGATTAAAAAACATATTTCAGATGGAATATGTAGGGAAACAGAAAAAGAAGATAATTTAGGACAACCGGTAAAGCAAAGTTATAAAATCAATAAACTCAACTGTTTTCGACAGTTCACTGCCCATCTCCATTGTGCGCAGACATAATGGGATTATCTCAGTGGACAGGAGGAAGCTGATAACTTCAGTATCATCAACCTGCAAAAGAAAGAAAGCTCATTTTATAAGTATTGTTAGAATCATTATGCAGACAACAATGAATAATAACAGAGAGATCATTGCTAGTTTGGTTTGAAATTGGCTGCTATAGTATCTTTTCTCCACACTATGTGTTGCAAGAAGCAAACATTTTATATTGAACAAAACCCAACATACAGAGCATCTATTGCATGGTCTCAGATCCACGGGACTAAAAAAAAGAGAGGACGAAAAACAACATACATCAATTTTTACATTTTCCGAGTGGAACAAAACTACTAACTAGTAACTAACAAGAAAATAACGGAGGTACAACACAGCCCTCTACACTAAAGAGATGTGAAACAGCACATAATAAGGGAAAAACTCCCTAGTTCATTAAATTAGCTCCTAAAAAACATGCAATGGATAGATCCTACTGGCCAGCTGATTATGATTACAGAGTTCAAGTGAAACATATGAGGGAACAAATTGCAAAGAGAATTTTAGGAGAGCCATGGAAGCTTGTTCTTTACACAAATTATTGCAAGTCATTTTGGCCATGCATTTCCAAAGTCTGCCATTAAAGTTTATAATCAACTGTAGCAGATCATGCATTGCAAAGTCTCTCATTCTATTTATAGCAGTGCATTAACTATATCTTTGTCCTTCTCTAtgttttatcatatattttacaCAAGGCCACTTCAAATCTCCTCATGATCATAGTCATAGAATACTGCTTTGCTTTTTAAACCTCTTGGATTATGCATTTCCTTCAGCCTAGCATGTTGTAGTCAAATATATAATGGCATCATAATCCATGAAAATCACATTGCTGTCAACTCAATcaacttaaatgaaaaagaatGAATTACCTTCACCAAGGCACCAATGACACCTAAGCTAGTAAGCCTCAAATACTCAAACGGCCTTGACTTACTGGTCGTATTAAGGAAAGGATACAGATATAAGGGTATATGAgctacaaaaagaaaaataattagtgaGAGACGTCAAATAGAATACATACAACTATACACAGGTGATCAAAAGACTATCtgtaatttgttaaataaatacaGGAAGCAAGAAAGAAAACTTCATTAGTGCATTAGCATTGCAAATTTTCCAGAGATATTATTTAAGAAGGAAAGAGAAAGGGCTCAAGCAAGCAAAATGACCAAGCAACCGAATGATAATGTGGAAACACCCAAGACCATGTAACCCTCTACAAAAAACTATACACATAGCCAAGGTGCATGGAGTCGTACACAGGAAAGGACCTTTAGTTCAAAGTTACATAGAAAAGACAAATACACAAATGTCCAACACTGATTCAAGCTTTCTGCCATTACAACCTCAgaaaaaggaacaagaaatcaaTTTACTTCCACTGTCAATATTTTCTCTTCTAAAAAGCTCAAAGACTAAGAAAATCCATTAAATTTGAGTTCACGATTTACCCCTACATAAAAGACTATAAGTCACTTTTGTATCACAATTCTAAAAGTTATTAAGAGAAGTTAAAATTTTGGCAATATTTAGTCTTTGACTTTTGATTATATACAATTACTCAGGAACACTCAAAAAGTAGAAAATAAAGGCAATTGTTATAAGATGTAAATATCAATCTATTCACATTTACCAATCAGAGCTACCATATAAACTTTCCAGTAGTCTTCTCACGAGTGCATTTAtcgaataaaattttagaaaataacaaCTATAGGGATGCATTTAACTTAACGCAAttttatttgaaaagaaaaattacattaaaagtaGTATTGTATTCTATAAGCTGTAGGTGAAATTACAACATCCATATGCGTGGTTACAGGTTCTCCATACGGAAAATGATTTATTACTTTTCATAAATATGTCCATTTAAACCCAGTGAAGTTTAAAAACTCTATTGCTGGTGTATAGGATAATTTTTCTGAAGAAAAGAAATGTTATGATGGAAAAAATATGCCGCAATCTCAAACAGTATTCTCTCTCCCTACCCTAGGCATATTCAACTTCTATGATTTTTAGCAACAAGAAATCTCAACAGAGTGCCTTGGTACTTAAGAGGCAATTCCATTTTGACAGTATCACTAGCCTATTTAAAGTATTATCCATAATTGATCACAAAATGGTCTGATATTCAATGCAACTTCAAgcatagaaaaaaaaaaccaatgcaAAGTAAAATCAGTAAATTTTCAGGACATGTTTTAAGCATCATATAAGAACATACCATTCAGGAATAACATCCTTGTGTCTGGATGAGAAGCTACACACTGTAAGAAAGATGACAAATCATCACACATTAgcagaaataaacaaaaaattggACTAGCCAGTTGGATTGGTTGAATCAAGAACCGAAGGCTTATTGGTCCAATAAGTATAAATAAACCGGGTTTCAAGTGAACCAGTTAGAAAACAGGATTGAACCGGGTTTTAGGCTTTCCATTAGTCTTTTTTTTATGTCTTTTTTTATGTGGCGGGCATTTGTATCTTTTACCTTTTAGTTCTATATTGAACACCCAACCAAATGCTTTTATGGAATCTACTATATTTAATGCTTGTTCAatattaaaatcatttatttaatctttaaacCTCCTTTATTGAAAAGGCCAGTTGAACCAATTGAACTAGGAACTGGCAGCCCTATCGGTTCAACCTTTGATTTGGTTTTTTATTTGCTGACTAGCAATGCCTTTTAATTGACCGATACAACAATAACCAAAAATTTATCTTTTCCCCCTTCAACAAGAGAAAAAATGTAAAACAAACTCAGACAACGTTAGGTTTATGATTAATGAGTTAACATTAGACAAGTGAAATTCAATCTGAGAAGCAGTAGAAAAGGCCAAAAAGATATCACCTGAAGCAGAGCAAGAGCATTACAAACTCGATTTGATTGAGCTGGAGTCAGATTTGGTGGTGAGAGAACAGGATAAATTGAAACTATCTCCTGCAAGTAAAATGACTTAGCATTAGGGAACTGAGACAGAACAAATCCCTAACCATGACAATATTTCGATCTCCAATTGGCAGCTCAATTAATTAAAGAATATGTAAGAAGCATCGAGCATGTCTGAAGTGGTCATTAGACTCAAAATGACAAGAATCCACTCGTTTTGACAAAACATTCAATGATTAAAAACTTTTGCAAGTGCAAGATAAAAgtgtaaaataaactaaaaagatCAATTTGAATCAGATATACCATTGACTTTaagcaaaaaattgaaattatttttttccgATAAATCATTTCTCACCTATGTTACCTGGACTCGGGACACGGGTGTCGGACACAGGTGTCCAATAAATCAGACTCCCACCTTTCCCCGTAAACTGTGCATggcatttatttatatatattattctctCTCCTAAAAAGACAAACTAAGTGTGTAAACTTAAAATATAGGGTATAGCATTTATtataccctttttttttcatttatttgaaacggttttttttctcttttatcatCGTCATCATTCTACCATGTCTATCTCTTCTCTCTCATCTTTGCAAATCaaagttctttttttcttttctttttttctctcttatcaGTTCTCACCCACCGCCATGTCCACTTTTCACCAGATCTGATCCGAATCCCACGTCGGATCATGTCAACACAGGTATGGCACCCCAAACTGCCAAATTCGGCTAAGGAAGTTTCTCACTAGCCAAAATGTAATAATCCTTTCTACTATATCTCCAATTAATAAAACCACTTTTTCTACCTGTTCCTATCCTCCTCCTTTTTGTGTAGGTCCTAAAAggagaaaatattttttcaaatttagttaaaatgaaattatatgcaAAGTAATACGGGCATCAGAATGAAATTGCACTCAATAAAAATTTCACATGCTACAAACAACTGAAAATGGAGCTCTTAGTTTTATGCTTAAGAGAATGAAGAAAGTAAAATCTCTTAAAACAAGCAAAGGCCTCTCAAACAAATATCAATAGATGtggtaaaatgaaatgcatgtttaacCAAGACGCACATGAAAGTTACCTAGCAAACAACACTGACATAACATCTTTCATATTCTAgatttgaaatgtatatatatatatttaacttggAACTTCAAATAATATCTAGCTGCCCATCTTCATTTTCATTAATGTTCATGTCCAACCTTACAGTGCTAGCTTACACAatccaaaacatgaaaaatatcaACTTGCTAATAGATGTGTACCGCAATTAAAGCATCAAGAACTCAATCGGAGAAAGGTGATCAAATGAACTTACCAAGTTCTCTACCAAGCCTCCGGGCATTTGACAGTGAataagaaaattacaaaaatggaaagaaaggaaATGGGATAGGGAGAAGAGAGGGGAGTAAATTTGAACTACCAAGTACCAGCTATAAATAGCATACCTGTAAAAGTGCAGCAATAGTACCAAAAGAATTCCACAACAATGGAGCCAAATCTTGAAATAATTCTCTcttctaaaaataaaaacaaaaacaagtttatTAGGCATACCTGAATGAGTGCAGCTATAGTACCAAAAGAATTCCACACGAAAGGAGCCAAATCTTGAAATAATTCCttgttctaaaaataaaaaggtagaCGCTAGTTTATAGTAGTAACAGACAAATGCTGAACAGCTAAATTACATAACCACATATAGAGAAAGAACATTAGAG
This region includes:
- the LOC121225310 gene encoding CCR4-NOT transcription complex subunit 9 isoform X3 translates to MQTGNLPQSLSMNSPFGGPSASNPTAAGAPANKDRKMATAEHLVLDLSNPDLRENALLELSKKRELFQDLAPLLWNSFGTIAALLQEIVSIYPVLSPPNLTPAQSNRVCNALALLQCVASHPDTRMLFLNAHIPLYLYPFLNTTSKSRPFEYLRLTSLGVIGALVKVDDTEVISFLLSTEIIPLCLRTMEMGSELSKTVATFIVQKILLDDVGLDYICTTAERFFAVGRVLGNMVAALAEQPSSRLLKHIIRCYLRLSDNPRACDALRSCLPDMLRDATFSSCLREDQTTRRWLQQLLHNVGVNRVPTLQAGAGFDHMLVN
- the LOC121225310 gene encoding CCR4-NOT transcription complex subunit 9 isoform X1, whose product is MQTGNLPQSLSMNSPFGGPSASNPTAAGAPANKDRKMATAEHLVLDLSNPDLRENALLELSKRELFQDLAPLLWNSFGTIAALLQEIVSIYPVLSPPNLTPAQSNRVCNALALLQCVASHPDTRMLFLNAHIPLYLYPFLNTTSKSRPFEYLRLTSLGVIGALVKVDDTEVISFLLSTEIIPLCLRTMEMGSELSKTVATFIVQKILLDDVGLDYICTTAERFFAVGRVLGNMVAALAEQPSSRLLKHIIRCYLRLSDNPRACDALRSCLPDMLRDATFSSCLREDQTTRRWLQQLLHNVGVNRVPTLQAGAGFDHMLVN
- the LOC107945332 gene encoding FT-interacting protein 3 is translated as MQKPPQSIDFALKETSPKIGAGAVTGDKLSSTYDLVEQMQYLYVRVVKAKDLPGKDVTGGCDPYVEVKLGNYKGVTKHFEKKNNPEWNQVFAFSKERIQASVLEVYVKDKDVVADDLIGRALFDLNEIPKRIPPDSPLAPQWYRLEDRKGDKAKGELMLAVWMGTQADEAFPEAWHSDAASVGPDAVASIRSKVYLSPKLWYVRVNVIKAQDLVPNDKSRFPEVFVKAMLGNQALRTRISQSKTINPMWNEDLMFVVAEPFEEPLVLSVEDRVGGNKDETLGKCVIPLHIVQRRLDHRPVNSQWLNLEKHVIVDGEKKEIKFASRIHLRICLEGGYHVLDESTHYSSDLRPTAKQLWRPSIGILELGILSAHGLMPMKTKDGRGTTDAYCVAKYGQKWIRTRTIVDNFMPRWNEQYTWEVFDTCTVITVGVFDNGHVHGGAGGARDARIGKVRIRLSTLEADRVYTHSYPLLVLHPSGVKKTGEIQLALRFTCSSLINMLHMYSHPLLPKMHYIHPLSVIQLDVLRHQAMQIVSTRLSRAEPPLRKEVVEYMLDVDSHMWSMRRSKANFFRIMGVLSGLIAVGKWFDQICNWRNPLTTILIHILFIILVLYPELILPTIFLYLFLIGIWNYRWRPRHPPHMDTRLSHADAAHPDELDEEFDTFPTSRPSDIVRMRYDRLRSIAGRVQTVIGDLATQGERFQSLLSWRDPRATTLFVTFCLIAALVLYVTPFQVVALLAGIYILRHPRFRHKLPSTPLNFFRRLPARSDSML
- the LOC121225310 gene encoding CCR4-NOT transcription complex subunit 9 isoform X2 translates to MQTGNLPQSLSMNSPFGGPSASNPTAAGAPANKDRKMATAEHLVLDLSNPDLRENALLELSKNKELFQDLAPFVWNSFGTIAALIQEIVSIYPVLSPPNLTPAQSNRVCNALALLQCVASHPDTRMLFLNAHIPLYLYPFLNTTSKSRPFEYLRLTSLGVIGALVKVDDTEVISFLLSTEIIPLCLRTMEMGSELSKTVATFIVQKILLDDVGLDYICTTAERFFAVGRVLGNMVAALAEQPSSRLLKHIIRCYLRLSDNPRACDALRSCLPDMLRDATFSSCLREDQTTRRWLQQLLHNVGVNRVPTLQAGAGFDHMLVN